A stretch of the Duncaniella dubosii genome encodes the following:
- a CDS encoding M18 family aminopeptidase: MEEVKVIARSLMEFLDKSPVNFLAVKTVGSRLDDAGFMRLDPRESWKLEPGGKYYITKNSSAIFAFVVSTEGPASGFRIISAHSDSPCLCVKPNAEMISDGGVVKLNVEVYGGPILYTWFDRPLSLAGRVVLRSDDPLNPRTEIVRFDRPLLTIPHLAIHFNRAVNEGNPLSKQKDMLPVIAIVREAAEKNNMLLRCVAEAVGCAMEDILDFDLSLFDTTPACLVGLDEEFLTSGRLDDLSMVHGAMTALLETSSTKQTRVMAIFDNEETGSGTKQGAASPVLMQLLRRIVTCLGGSEEDYLRSIDKSFMVSADNAHAYHPNYPEKYDPTNHPVVGGGPVIKINANCKYMTDAESAAVFKSICEKAGVPCQYFVNHSDVAGGSTLGNILTSQIDLRGVDMGEAIWAMHSVRETMATRDHVYTIRAFKTFFDL; this comes from the coding sequence ATGGAAGAAGTTAAAGTCATAGCCCGTTCGCTAATGGAATTTCTTGACAAGAGTCCTGTCAATTTTCTCGCTGTCAAGACCGTCGGAAGCCGGCTTGACGATGCGGGATTCATGCGCCTTGATCCGCGTGAATCATGGAAGCTCGAACCGGGTGGAAAATACTATATAACCAAGAACTCAAGCGCCATATTCGCCTTTGTCGTCTCGACTGAAGGACCTGCGTCGGGATTCCGCATTATCTCGGCCCATTCCGATTCGCCCTGTCTGTGTGTCAAGCCGAATGCCGAGATGATCAGCGACGGCGGGGTCGTTAAGCTGAATGTCGAAGTCTACGGCGGCCCGATTCTCTACACATGGTTTGACCGTCCGCTTTCGCTGGCCGGACGTGTGGTGCTCCGCTCCGACGATCCGCTCAACCCGCGTACGGAGATTGTCAGATTTGACCGTCCGCTGCTCACAATACCCCACCTCGCCATCCATTTCAACCGTGCGGTCAACGAGGGCAACCCTCTCTCGAAGCAGAAAGACATGCTTCCTGTGATCGCTATCGTCAGGGAGGCGGCTGAAAAAAACAATATGCTTCTGCGCTGTGTAGCCGAGGCTGTCGGATGTGCTATGGAGGATATTCTTGATTTCGACCTCTCGCTGTTTGACACCACTCCAGCCTGTCTCGTAGGGCTTGACGAGGAGTTTCTGACATCAGGTCGTCTCGACGACCTGAGCATGGTTCACGGCGCGATGACTGCCTTGCTCGAAACTTCGTCGACAAAACAGACCCGCGTGATGGCTATCTTTGACAATGAGGAAACCGGCTCGGGCACTAAGCAGGGTGCTGCCTCGCCTGTGCTGATGCAGCTTCTGCGTCGCATAGTCACTTGTCTCGGCGGCAGTGAGGAGGACTATCTGCGCAGCATCGACAAGTCGTTTATGGTCTCGGCCGACAACGCTCATGCCTACCATCCCAACTATCCCGAGAAGTATGACCCGACCAATCATCCGGTGGTCGGCGGCGGTCCTGTAATCAAAATCAACGCCAACTGCAAATACATGACCGATGCCGAATCGGCAGCCGTATTCAAGTCAATCTGCGAGAAGGCCGGTGTCCCGTGCCAGTATTTTGTCAACCACAGCGATGTGGCCGGCGGTTCGACTCTCGGCAATATCCTGACATCGCAGATCGATCTTCGCGGTGTGGATATGGGCGAAGCCATCTGGGCGATGCACTCGGTGCGCGAGACAATGGCCACACGCGACCACGTCTATACGATACGCGCTTTCAAGACTTTCTTTGACCTCTGA
- a CDS encoding cytochrome d ubiquinol oxidase subunit II, with protein MGLESLQIYWWLLISILGALLVFLLFVQGGQTFLLSVSDNSEASRRMIGSFGHKWELSFTTLVVFGGAFFASFPLFYSTSFGGAYWLWMLILISFVLQAVSYEFRAKKGNLYGTRTYDTFLFINGCVGCVLLGVAVSMFFFGAEFTVSKGNLLDTIAPVISTWAPSHGFEAIFYWKNLILGFAVLFLARTQAALYLMNNNKQDDAFFRANRRRVLVNAVVFLIFFLLFVGLLLTADSLETTFDGSIDGRQSEFTVREFKYFFNFIDMPWALASFLVGVVMVLYAIIRSAFASHWTSGIWWSGIGTVLVVLALFWVAGYNNTPYYPSLADPSSSLTIFNSSSSHFTLTCMSWVSVIIPFVLAYIAYAWYAMDRKHH; from the coding sequence ATGGGACTTGAATCATTACAGATATACTGGTGGCTGCTGATTTCCATACTCGGCGCACTCCTCGTCTTCCTGCTTTTCGTGCAGGGCGGACAGACATTCCTGCTCAGTGTCAGCGACAATTCCGAAGCCTCGCGACGCATGATCGGCTCGTTCGGCCACAAATGGGAACTGTCGTTCACCACTCTCGTCGTTTTCGGCGGAGCATTCTTCGCATCCTTCCCCCTGTTCTACTCAACCAGCTTCGGAGGTGCCTACTGGCTGTGGATGCTCATCCTCATCAGCTTCGTTCTGCAGGCCGTGAGCTACGAATTCCGTGCAAAGAAAGGCAATCTCTACGGCACACGCACCTACGACACCTTTCTTTTCATCAACGGCTGTGTCGGCTGCGTGCTGCTCGGCGTGGCTGTGTCGATGTTCTTCTTCGGAGCTGAGTTCACTGTCTCCAAAGGCAATCTGCTCGACACAATCGCCCCCGTCATCTCGACATGGGCACCCTCTCACGGATTCGAAGCCATATTCTATTGGAAAAACCTCATACTCGGTTTTGCAGTCCTCTTCCTCGCCCGCACACAGGCCGCACTCTATCTGATGAACAACAACAAGCAGGACGACGCCTTCTTCCGCGCCAACCGTCGCCGGGTGCTCGTCAACGCCGTGGTGTTCCTGATATTCTTCCTCCTGTTCGTCGGGCTGCTCCTGACTGCCGACTCGCTTGAGACAACATTCGACGGCAGCATCGACGGAAGGCAGAGTGAGTTCACCGTCAGAGAATTCAAATATTTCTTCAATTTCATCGACATGCCGTGGGCGCTCGCATCTTTCCTCGTGGGTGTGGTCATGGTGCTCTATGCAATCATCCGCTCCGCGTTTGCCTCGCACTGGACATCCGGAATATGGTGGAGCGGCATCGGGACTGTCCTCGTTGTCCTCGCCCTCTTCTGGGTTGCAGGCTACAACAACACACCCTACTACCCCTCGCTGGCCGACCCATCGTCGTCGCTCACAATCTTCAACAGCTCGTCGAGCCACTTCACTCTCACCTGCATGAGCTGGGTGTCGGTCATCATACCCTTCGTCCTCGCCTACATCGCCTACGCATGGTATGCGATGGACCGCAAACATCACTAA
- a CDS encoding DUF3298 and DUF4163 domain-containing protein — MKLKYYLVGLPLIGLLAASCGNRNEAPADSEISEFEIHKKLLTADRSYRVETDYGTVYLEMYTSVQWPEKFGGNDIKVLQDSLLNFAYSDTTSVSIRDAINKYLDDTSFVEGVKNIVPVDTLPSDSMTYFSSVTGSVLDLDEEMVTYQLVSSSYLGGAHPMTTVRPFTYDFANSQVLDNSNIFRHGTPTDSIVPVIKEALARQLGVSVGGLRNAGVFADQLTYPGIPYISGNTLYFHYDPYEIGPYAMGSVDVAVYPYEIERFLQPSVIRLFDQGF; from the coding sequence ATGAAGCTGAAATATTATCTTGTTGGTCTTCCGTTGATTGGGCTTCTGGCCGCCTCATGCGGAAACAGGAACGAAGCTCCCGCAGACAGTGAAATTTCTGAATTCGAGATACACAAGAAACTCTTGACCGCCGACCGCAGTTACCGTGTTGAGACAGACTACGGGACGGTATATCTTGAAATGTATACCTCGGTCCAGTGGCCGGAGAAATTTGGCGGCAATGACATAAAGGTGCTTCAGGACTCTCTGCTGAATTTCGCATATTCAGACACTACTTCGGTTTCTATCCGCGACGCAATCAATAAGTATCTTGACGATACGTCGTTTGTGGAAGGTGTGAAGAATATAGTGCCTGTCGATACGCTTCCGTCTGACTCGATGACATATTTCAGCAGCGTGACCGGCTCTGTCTTGGATCTTGACGAAGAGATGGTCACCTATCAGCTCGTGTCGTCGTCTTATCTCGGAGGTGCGCATCCGATGACGACCGTCCGTCCATTCACCTATGATTTCGCCAACTCGCAGGTGCTCGACAATTCAAACATATTCCGCCACGGGACTCCGACCGATTCAATCGTTCCTGTCATCAAGGAGGCTCTTGCCCGCCAGCTCGGAGTGTCTGTCGGCGGTCTAAGGAACGCAGGGGTGTTTGCCGACCAGCTGACTTATCCCGGCATTCCGTACATCTCCGGCAATACGCTCTATTTCCACTATGACCCTTACGAAATCGGGCCATATGCAATGGGCTCGGTTGATGTGGCCGTCTATCCATATGAGATCGAACGCTTCCTTCAGCCATCGGTGATACGCCTGTTTGACCAAGGGTTCTGA